In Streptomyces sp. NBC_00414, a single window of DNA contains:
- a CDS encoding ATP-binding protein: MQFLAEAEEVSALRSALRGHLGRWGLDELIDTAQLCVSELVSNVITHVGPGTPATLIVSKEGAGLRIEVHDPDTRALPTLRNEGVDSESGRGMDLITAVTDRWGVQLLADMKMTWCELTMTPVTRDHPVSIPGVTRAEALLDLYAEVTRTDELEPSRLSTALAEEAVIDVITDFLHWLRAHGSDEEEVLDRAQQRFDNQSAMTVMS; the protein is encoded by the coding sequence ATGCAGTTCCTGGCGGAGGCCGAGGAGGTGTCGGCTCTACGTTCCGCCCTACGGGGCCACCTGGGCCGCTGGGGCCTGGATGAACTCATCGACACGGCCCAGCTCTGTGTCAGCGAACTCGTCTCCAACGTGATCACCCACGTCGGTCCCGGCACCCCCGCCACATTGATCGTGAGCAAGGAGGGAGCCGGCTTGCGCATCGAGGTCCATGACCCTGACACCCGCGCGCTCCCCACACTTCGCAACGAAGGCGTCGACTCCGAGTCGGGACGGGGTATGGACCTCATCACCGCTGTGACCGACCGTTGGGGTGTCCAACTCCTCGCCGACATGAAGATGACCTGGTGTGAGCTGACGATGACGCCGGTCACCCGAGATCACCCGGTGTCGATTCCTGGCGTCACCCGAGCCGAAGCGCTGTTGGACCTCTACGCAGAGGTGACGCGGACGGACGAGTTGGAACCGAGTCGGCTGAGCACGGCCCTGGCCGAGGAGGCCGTGATCGATGTCATCACGGATTTCCTGCACTGGCTTCGTGCGCACGGCTCCGACGAGGAAGAGGTGTTGGACCGTGCGCAACAGCGCTTCGACAATCAATCTGCCATGACAGTGATGAGCTGA
- a CDS encoding DUF1998 domain-containing protein has product MTPPPARRRGGAGATAPRHNLPRRGAVRRAQMITTYGVGSLIAVDNESFVVAGLDGAHEAWRLDEAPIIHEHRLARILGVQHFRLPPASNDDSKDGIRVRRFPLWHSCPGCDALQHVRGFNPPPGKNICTDCEEDLVPSRFVVACEHGHLDDFPYWKWAHRGNRADGASGHCGGELRLRTSGRTASLRSVLVSCTCGVPEVSMEGAFRRSALAELKVPCSGRRPWLKDAPAETCDQLPRTLQRGSSAVWSPVLKSALSIPPWSDGLADRLSGRWDTLREYADDPSKLEIYLKGAFPNEDIPTDAVLALIEAEDQEDFDPDGSSTGQNHRYLALRRQEYERLCAGNAEADQDRRQQFVCEPPSGDSAPLLPTGVTTPMLVKRLREVRALKAFSRVTAPDSNVEVHEAALSLRPTTWLPAMEVHGEGVFLRLDDDRLERWAASSAVAARTDRIRANHERLLRERASDPAQVPDSPAEPRMVLLHTLAHALINEWSLDAGYPAASLRERLYADETMAGLLIYTATSDSAGSLGGVVAQGEPTRLAQALRSAVHRAQWCSADPLCIESEATGTGSTNLAACHACVMLPETSCEHNNILLDRALLVGTPEEPDLGFFAAILHP; this is encoded by the coding sequence ATGACCCCGCCCCCCGCCCGTCGCCGTGGTGGCGCCGGCGCCACCGCTCCCCGGCACAACCTCCCCCGACGGGGAGCCGTGCGCCGCGCCCAAATGATCACCACCTACGGTGTCGGTTCGCTGATCGCCGTCGACAACGAGTCGTTCGTCGTGGCCGGCCTCGACGGTGCTCATGAGGCGTGGCGCCTGGACGAGGCGCCGATCATCCATGAGCACCGGTTGGCGCGCATCCTCGGCGTCCAGCACTTCCGGCTGCCCCCCGCCTCGAACGACGACAGCAAGGACGGCATCCGGGTACGCCGCTTCCCGCTGTGGCACTCCTGCCCCGGCTGCGACGCGCTCCAGCACGTGCGCGGCTTCAACCCACCGCCCGGCAAGAACATCTGCACCGACTGCGAGGAGGACCTCGTCCCCTCCCGCTTCGTCGTGGCGTGCGAGCACGGTCACCTCGACGACTTCCCCTATTGGAAGTGGGCGCATCGGGGCAATCGGGCGGACGGCGCGTCCGGCCACTGCGGCGGCGAGCTGCGTCTGCGTACCTCCGGTCGTACCGCCTCGCTGCGTTCCGTCCTCGTCTCGTGCACCTGCGGCGTGCCCGAGGTCTCGATGGAAGGCGCGTTCCGCCGCTCCGCGCTCGCCGAGCTCAAGGTTCCCTGCTCGGGACGGCGCCCATGGCTGAAGGACGCGCCCGCCGAGACGTGCGACCAACTGCCGCGCACGCTCCAGCGTGGTTCGTCGGCCGTGTGGTCCCCGGTCCTGAAGTCCGCGCTGTCGATCCCGCCTTGGAGCGACGGCCTCGCCGATCGTCTTTCCGGGCGGTGGGACACTCTGCGCGAGTACGCCGACGATCCCTCGAAGTTGGAGATCTACCTCAAGGGAGCGTTCCCGAACGAAGACATCCCCACCGACGCCGTTCTCGCCCTGATCGAGGCGGAGGACCAGGAGGATTTCGATCCCGATGGGTCTTCCACCGGGCAGAACCACCGTTACCTCGCCCTGCGCAGGCAGGAGTACGAACGTCTCTGTGCCGGGAACGCCGAGGCCGACCAGGACCGACGTCAGCAGTTCGTGTGCGAGCCGCCGTCCGGCGACTCGGCCCCTCTCCTCCCCACCGGCGTGACGACGCCGATGCTCGTCAAGCGTCTGCGTGAGGTCCGCGCGCTCAAAGCCTTCTCCCGCGTCACCGCCCCCGACTCGAACGTCGAGGTGCACGAGGCGGCGCTGTCCCTGCGGCCCACCACCTGGCTGCCCGCCATGGAGGTCCACGGTGAGGGCGTCTTCCTACGCCTGGACGACGACCGCCTGGAGAGGTGGGCCGCCTCCAGCGCGGTGGCCGCCCGGACCGACCGCATCCGCGCCAACCACGAGCGGCTGCTGCGGGAGCGGGCCTCCGACCCCGCGCAGGTCCCCGATTCGCCCGCGGAGCCTCGCATGGTGCTGCTGCACACCTTGGCCCACGCGCTGATCAACGAGTGGAGCCTGGACGCCGGCTATCCGGCCGCCTCCCTACGCGAGCGCCTGTACGCGGACGAGACGATGGCCGGTCTGTTGATATACACGGCCACCAGCGACTCGGCGGGCAGCCTCGGTGGTGTCGTCGCCCAGGGGGAGCCGACACGGCTGGCCCAGGCACTGCGCTCGGCCGTGCACCGCGCGCAGTGGTGCTCCGCCGATCCCCTGTGCATCGAGTCCGAGGCCACCGGCACCGGCAGTACCAACCTCGCCGCCTGCCACGCCTGCGTGATGCTCCCGGAGACGAGCTGCGAGCACAACAACATCCTGTTGGACCGCGCGCTGCTCGTCGGTACCCCGGAAGAACCGGACCTGGGCTTCTTCGCGGCCATACTGCACCCCTGA
- a CDS encoding helicase-related protein — protein MTDSTTGRHDAHYRAREALVERLRRDLLGPADDAVGEDREEVLTQDAPITVYPIGVLYPQPAGATARREVEEDEAEQDGLDVAPVLSHDSADESAPAAELPSAGDRRPSSMGLTFAVDPAETDTIMVTARAAMYDPVDPEGRKVAPKRAESRTTVDQREHWRRRVLDLPEVPVDVTRPGRLDPKPELADGVKLDVLVRRPSASGTVTVTVTLINCNKVGERELQDAYALFQPRLVVTAADGSSAFVERPAALSAVDEELETSRLLHRHAPTFAVGHGCSAAWDWNASQVGITDIERAAVPEVRTEFLPTHEVLLTDSNPEIDASALRMHDLATRPDADVLVALAGLADGYEQWIARKDAEASQLIGTSYENAAREQIRACREALRRIRRGIELLRSEPDVMHAFRLANRAMAQQRARTDWVRGGRPGDPDVTSGRWRPFQIAFVLLCLTGIEDADHEDRRISDLLWFPTGGGKTEAYLGLIAFTTFLRRIRGKESKEGKERGGGVTVLMRYTLRLLTLQQFERATILICAMELMRREDPATLGSEQISIGMWVGRSATPNKLKVAAGKLDELRAGKTLQKENPAQLHYCPWCGTAMDADDYEVDEDKRRMYVRCPGDGCDFASGSGLPVHLVDEAVYAARPTLVIATVDKFASMPWRERTAALFNRDRSDGTPPPELIVQDELHLISGPLGTLTGLYETAVDALADQPKVIASTATIRRAGEQGKALFDREVRQFPPAGLDSRDSWFAVETPREEKASRRYVGLLAPGTSQSTLLIRTYATLLHQAMRTDTTDEVRDAYWTLVGYFNSLRLLSAAELQVHDDVESYLNLLAERDGLDVPRRTDGYAELTSRIDASAIPARLKQIERRYPDPDAVDVLLATNMISVGVDVDRLGLMAVMGQPQTTAEYIQATSRVGRSHPGLVAVMLNSTRSRDRSHYENFLHFHSALYREVESTSVTPFSSRARDRGLHAVVVALARILIPAARPNDGAGRIADYLDTLRHEIKPILMARVQGVDEEEYDATSAAYDEFVNWWVEEAERFGGLLYEPVRGNRTPSLLKAYDDESEDAEAWSTLWSLRDVDAESALFMEASR, from the coding sequence ATGACCGACAGCACGACCGGACGCCACGACGCCCACTACCGGGCCCGTGAGGCCCTCGTCGAGAGGCTGCGCCGTGACCTGCTCGGTCCCGCCGACGACGCCGTCGGTGAGGACCGGGAAGAAGTCCTCACCCAGGACGCGCCGATCACCGTCTACCCCATCGGCGTGCTGTATCCGCAGCCCGCCGGCGCGACCGCGCGGCGAGAGGTCGAGGAGGACGAGGCCGAACAGGACGGACTCGATGTCGCCCCGGTCCTGAGCCACGACAGCGCGGACGAGTCGGCCCCGGCGGCCGAGCTGCCATCGGCCGGGGACCGCAGGCCCTCCAGCATGGGTCTGACGTTCGCCGTCGATCCGGCGGAGACGGACACGATCATGGTGACGGCACGAGCCGCCATGTACGACCCCGTCGACCCCGAGGGCCGCAAGGTGGCGCCCAAACGGGCCGAGTCGCGGACCACCGTCGACCAGCGTGAACACTGGCGGCGTCGGGTGCTCGACCTGCCGGAGGTGCCGGTCGACGTCACCCGCCCCGGGCGGCTGGACCCGAAGCCGGAGTTGGCCGACGGCGTGAAGCTGGACGTTCTGGTCCGAAGGCCCAGCGCCTCGGGAACCGTCACCGTCACGGTCACCCTGATCAACTGCAACAAGGTGGGCGAGCGCGAGCTGCAGGACGCCTACGCTCTCTTCCAGCCCCGATTGGTCGTCACCGCCGCCGACGGGTCCTCCGCCTTCGTCGAGCGCCCCGCCGCCCTCAGTGCGGTCGACGAAGAACTGGAGACCAGTCGGCTCCTGCACCGGCACGCCCCGACGTTCGCCGTCGGGCACGGCTGCTCGGCCGCCTGGGACTGGAATGCGTCGCAGGTCGGGATCACCGACATAGAACGTGCCGCGGTGCCCGAGGTCCGTACCGAGTTCCTGCCCACGCATGAGGTGCTGCTGACCGATTCCAACCCGGAGATCGACGCCTCCGCACTCCGTATGCACGACCTCGCCACCCGCCCGGACGCCGATGTGCTGGTCGCCCTCGCAGGGTTGGCCGACGGTTACGAGCAGTGGATCGCCCGGAAGGACGCGGAGGCCTCCCAGCTGATCGGCACCTCGTACGAGAACGCCGCCCGCGAGCAGATCCGCGCCTGCCGCGAGGCGCTGCGTCGTATCCGCCGGGGCATCGAGCTGCTGCGCTCCGAACCCGACGTGATGCACGCCTTCCGTCTCGCCAACCGGGCCATGGCACAGCAGCGGGCGCGTACCGACTGGGTACGGGGTGGTCGACCGGGCGACCCCGACGTCACGTCAGGCCGCTGGCGCCCCTTCCAGATCGCGTTCGTCCTGCTGTGCCTGACCGGCATCGAGGACGCGGATCACGAGGACCGTCGGATCTCCGACCTCCTCTGGTTCCCGACCGGTGGTGGCAAGACCGAGGCGTATCTGGGTCTGATCGCCTTCACCACCTTCTTGCGTCGCATCCGCGGCAAGGAGAGCAAGGAGGGTAAGGAGCGTGGTGGCGGCGTCACCGTCCTCATGCGCTACACGCTGCGGCTGCTCACCCTTCAGCAGTTCGAACGCGCCACGATCCTCATCTGCGCCATGGAACTGATGCGTCGCGAGGACCCCGCGACGCTGGGGTCCGAGCAGATCTCGATCGGCATGTGGGTCGGCAGGTCCGCCACGCCCAACAAGCTGAAGGTCGCGGCCGGGAAGCTCGACGAGCTGCGCGCCGGCAAGACCCTGCAGAAGGAGAACCCGGCCCAGCTCCACTACTGCCCGTGGTGCGGGACCGCCATGGACGCCGACGACTACGAGGTCGACGAGGACAAGCGGCGCATGTACGTACGCTGTCCCGGCGACGGCTGCGACTTCGCCTCCGGCTCCGGTCTGCCCGTGCATCTGGTGGACGAAGCGGTGTACGCCGCCCGGCCGACGCTCGTCATCGCCACCGTCGACAAGTTCGCGTCGATGCCGTGGCGCGAGCGCACCGCCGCGCTCTTCAACCGTGACCGCTCCGACGGCACGCCGCCTCCCGAGTTGATCGTGCAGGACGAGCTGCATCTCATCTCCGGCCCGCTCGGCACGCTCACGGGTCTGTACGAGACCGCCGTCGACGCCCTCGCCGACCAGCCGAAGGTGATCGCGTCCACGGCGACGATCCGTCGGGCCGGGGAACAGGGCAAGGCGCTGTTCGACCGTGAGGTGCGGCAGTTCCCACCGGCGGGTCTCGACTCGCGGGACTCGTGGTTCGCCGTCGAGACGCCACGCGAGGAGAAGGCCAGTCGGCGCTACGTCGGACTCCTTGCCCCCGGCACCAGTCAGTCGACCCTGCTGATCCGTACCTACGCCACTCTCCTGCACCAGGCGATGCGCACCGATACCACCGACGAGGTGCGCGACGCCTACTGGACCCTGGTCGGTTACTTCAACAGCCTGCGTCTGCTGTCCGCGGCCGAACTCCAGGTGCACGACGACGTGGAGTCGTACCTGAACCTCCTGGCCGAGCGGGACGGGCTCGACGTTCCGCGCCGCACGGACGGGTACGCGGAACTGACCAGCCGCATCGACGCCAGCGCGATCCCGGCCCGGCTCAAGCAGATCGAGCGGCGCTATCCCGACCCGGACGCCGTGGACGTCCTGCTGGCCACGAACATGATCTCGGTCGGCGTGGACGTGGACCGGCTCGGCCTGATGGCCGTCATGGGTCAGCCGCAGACCACCGCCGAGTACATCCAGGCCACCAGCCGGGTCGGACGTTCCCACCCCGGTCTGGTCGCCGTCATGCTCAACTCGACGCGCTCCCGCGACCGGTCCCACTACGAGAACTTCCTGCACTTCCACTCGGCCCTGTACCGAGAGGTGGAGTCGACGTCCGTGACACCGTTCTCCTCCCGGGCGCGTGACCGTGGTCTGCACGCCGTCGTGGTGGCGCTGGCCCGCATCCTGATCCCCGCCGCGCGACCGAACGACGGCGCGGGCCGCATCGCCGACTATCTCGACACCCTTCGTCACGAGATCAAGCCGATCCTCATGGCTCGCGTACAGGGAGTCGACGAGGAGGAGTACGACGCGACCTCCGCCGCCTACGACGAATTCGTGAACTGGTGGGTGGAGGAGGCCGAGCGCTTCGGCGGCCTTCTCTACGAACCCGTGCGCGGGAACAGGACACCGTCCCTTCTCAAGGCGTACGACGACGAGTCGGAGGACGCCGAGGCCTGGTCGACCCTGTGGAGTCTGCGCGACGTCGACGCCGAGTCCGCCCTTTTCATGGAGGCTTCCCGATGA
- a CDS encoding UvrD-helicase domain-containing protein produces the protein MIDAYADSPALTDEQRAVVDRPWDARVLVTAGAGSGKTHTLVRRLDALVGHEEEALEAGEILVLSFSRAAVRELRHRIATHGQRARRVRVQTFDSWAYALLTQAYPDEEWGHRTFDERIREATRAIEKGAVEAGETGGPSHVVIDEVQDLVGDRRNMVETLLDQFQDSCGFTVVGDSAQSIYGFQIDDPDARAAEVDYFLTWLRNSYPDDLVELHLTENFRAETPDARTALSLGPEIQRLGPDSAGKESERLYRELCGRLSVLPDLGFLDDPSTLTALQVYPDTCAILTRDNRQALAVSELLASHGVDHSLKRSLRDRPVPYWVAELLRRAGAPTLAEARFLEIVADIPLPDGTDPAQVWRSLRGVARGPRGFLELDGVRRAVADGRFPDELAPPESSRLVVSTVHRAKGLEYDRVILLTPPTLAELRKQHTVVDPAAESRALYVAMTRPRADLCHVRPPDTARIRRERRTDRFYKGGWKAHQRYGIAAADRDVYREEPPGADLPDATALSVQEYLLEHVRPGDEITLRLRHELPMGPDQSPPYGLHHRGREIGEVSESFRGDLHAVEKVSRNWEVSWPVEIAGLRVGCVETVAGSAAAGIRAGLGDHGVWMVPRLDGLGSYRRASSAHKGDEKA, from the coding sequence GTGATCGACGCCTACGCCGACAGCCCGGCGCTGACCGACGAGCAGCGGGCCGTCGTCGACCGGCCCTGGGACGCGCGCGTCCTGGTGACGGCCGGCGCCGGGTCGGGCAAGACCCACACCCTGGTCCGGCGTCTCGACGCCCTGGTCGGTCACGAGGAGGAAGCGCTGGAAGCCGGGGAGATCCTCGTGCTCAGCTTCTCCCGGGCCGCCGTGCGCGAGTTGCGTCATCGCATCGCCACCCACGGGCAGCGAGCCCGACGGGTGCGCGTCCAGACCTTCGACTCCTGGGCGTACGCCCTGCTGACCCAGGCGTACCCGGACGAGGAGTGGGGGCACCGCACCTTCGACGAACGGATCAGGGAGGCGACGCGGGCGATCGAGAAGGGAGCGGTCGAGGCCGGCGAAACGGGAGGGCCCTCCCATGTGGTGATCGACGAGGTGCAGGACCTCGTCGGCGACCGCCGGAACATGGTCGAGACCCTGCTCGACCAGTTCCAGGACTCGTGCGGGTTCACCGTTGTCGGGGACTCCGCGCAGTCGATCTACGGCTTCCAGATCGACGACCCGGACGCCCGGGCCGCCGAGGTCGACTACTTCCTGACCTGGCTACGCAACTCCTACCCCGACGACCTGGTCGAGCTGCACCTGACCGAGAACTTCCGCGCCGAGACACCCGATGCGCGGACCGCCCTGTCGCTGGGTCCCGAGATCCAGCGGCTCGGCCCGGACAGCGCGGGCAAGGAGAGCGAACGTCTCTATCGGGAGCTGTGCGGCCGGCTTTCGGTCCTCCCCGACCTGGGCTTCCTCGACGACCCGTCGACCCTGACGGCCCTGCAGGTCTACCCCGACACCTGCGCGATCCTCACCCGGGACAACCGCCAAGCCCTGGCGGTGTCCGAACTGCTCGCCTCCCACGGCGTCGACCACAGCCTCAAGCGGTCGTTGCGTGACCGTCCCGTGCCGTACTGGGTGGCCGAGCTGCTTCGTCGCGCCGGTGCGCCCACCTTGGCCGAGGCGCGCTTCCTGGAGATCGTCGCCGACATCCCGCTGCCGGACGGCACCGACCCCGCCCAGGTCTGGCGTTCCCTGCGCGGTGTGGCGCGGGGGCCCCGCGGGTTCCTGGAGCTGGACGGAGTGCGTCGAGCGGTGGCCGACGGCCGGTTCCCCGACGAACTCGCGCCTCCGGAGTCGTCCCGGCTCGTCGTCTCGACCGTCCACCGGGCCAAGGGCCTGGAGTACGACCGGGTGATCCTGCTGACCCCGCCCACCCTGGCCGAGCTGCGCAAGCAGCACACCGTGGTGGACCCGGCCGCGGAGTCGCGCGCGCTGTACGTCGCGATGACCCGGCCCCGCGCGGACCTCTGCCACGTACGCCCGCCGGACACCGCCCGGATCCGCAGGGAGCGCCGTACGGACCGCTTCTACAAGGGCGGGTGGAAGGCGCACCAGCGGTACGGGATCGCCGCAGCCGACCGGGATGTGTACCGGGAGGAGCCGCCGGGTGCGGACCTGCCGGACGCCACCGCCCTGTCCGTGCAGGAGTACCTGCTCGAACACGTACGTCCCGGGGACGAGATCACCCTGCGGCTGCGCCACGAGCTGCCGATGGGCCCGGACCAGAGCCCGCCCTACGGGCTCCACCACCGCGGCCGTGAGATCGGCGAGGTGTCGGAGAGCTTCCGCGGGGATCTGCACGCGGTGGAGAAGGTCTCCCGGAACTGGGAGGTGAGTTGGCCCGTCGAGATCGCCGGGCTGCGGGTCGGCTGCGTGGAGACGGTCGCGGGCAGCGCCGCCGCGGGCATCCGCGCCGGGCTCGGCGACCACGGGGTGTGGATGGTCCCCCGACTCGACGGACTGGGCAGTTACCGGCGCGCTTCGAGCGCTCACAAGGGAGACGAGAAGGCATGA